One Curtobacterium sp. MCLR17_007 DNA window includes the following coding sequences:
- a CDS encoding APC family permease has protein sequence MPLVTNEIRSLKSRLIGEPLPSEKLEGQLLPKHLALPIFASDPLSSVAYAPQELLMILLLGGMAFLTFAPWVAALVVLLLLVVVASYRQLIKAYPSGGGDYEVAHRNLGEKAGLVVASALLVDYVMTVAVSVASGVDNIISALPALNEFRVELALLFVVLLAAANLRGVRESSKAFAVPTYLFVASVFVMAVTGLVRVLAGNAPVAESAAYTVQNVEHTTQAAFILLLLRAFASGCSALTGVEAIANGVQAFRRPKIKNAQATLVAMGGIAIVLFVGLITLALVSRVHYAENACDLQGFANCATTPQRSLIAQIAAATFGNDTVLFFVIQATTAAVLLLAANTAFNGFPLLGSILARDSYAPKALSTRGDRLIYSNGVIVLALVAAALLVVYRANVTSLIQLYIIGVFVSFTLGQTGMVRHWTRLLREDRDGTATEPVNRGQVMRSRAINATGATFTLVVLVIVTITKFTHGAWLVFVIMPVLFVLMLGVNRYYRDVKHEIEADVETEFGATGDHAIVLVNKLQKPVLKALDYAIAAKHAGLEAVHVAIDDADAALLREQWAEHGIEVPLTIVPSPYRDISTPLIRYIKAHRLQHGSEVVTVYTPVFVVGHWWEGLLHNHRGRRIRKKLLLVHGVTVALVPWLLDSSELLYGRRSRPFPGQDRRGEPVRPALRRSPSGVFRSEEEDRLLRSEQRNSLEAQALHVLPGHTSGQQSRRATRPAGPAEGLDPALCTGELKALVPATPARTPSSAE, from the coding sequence TTGCCGCTCGTGACGAACGAGATCCGGTCGCTGAAGTCGCGACTGATCGGGGAGCCCCTCCCCTCCGAGAAGCTCGAAGGACAGCTCCTCCCGAAACACCTGGCACTGCCGATCTTCGCGAGTGACCCGCTGTCCAGCGTGGCGTACGCCCCGCAGGAGCTGCTGATGATCCTGCTGCTCGGCGGCATGGCGTTCCTCACCTTCGCCCCGTGGGTCGCCGCGCTCGTCGTGCTGCTGCTGCTGGTCGTGGTCGCGTCCTACCGCCAGCTGATCAAGGCGTACCCGTCCGGGGGCGGCGACTACGAGGTCGCGCACCGCAACCTGGGCGAGAAGGCGGGGCTCGTCGTGGCGAGCGCACTGCTCGTCGACTACGTGATGACCGTCGCCGTGTCGGTGGCCTCGGGCGTGGACAACATCATCTCGGCGCTGCCCGCGCTGAACGAGTTCCGCGTCGAGCTCGCGCTGCTGTTCGTCGTGCTGCTCGCAGCGGCGAACCTGCGCGGCGTGCGCGAGTCGAGCAAGGCGTTCGCCGTGCCGACCTACCTGTTCGTGGCGAGCGTGTTCGTCATGGCGGTCACGGGCCTGGTCCGGGTCCTCGCCGGCAACGCACCGGTGGCCGAGTCCGCCGCGTACACGGTGCAGAACGTCGAGCACACGACCCAGGCCGCGTTCATCCTGCTGCTGCTCCGCGCGTTCGCCTCGGGCTGCTCGGCATTGACGGGCGTCGAGGCGATCGCGAACGGCGTGCAGGCCTTCCGCCGTCCGAAGATCAAGAACGCGCAGGCGACCCTGGTGGCGATGGGTGGGATCGCGATCGTCCTGTTCGTCGGGCTGATCACCCTGGCGCTGGTCTCCCGCGTGCACTACGCCGAGAACGCCTGCGACCTGCAGGGCTTCGCGAACTGCGCGACCACGCCGCAGCGCTCCCTGATCGCGCAGATCGCCGCGGCCACCTTCGGCAACGACACGGTGCTGTTCTTCGTCATCCAGGCCACCACCGCCGCGGTCCTGCTGCTGGCGGCCAACACCGCGTTCAACGGCTTCCCGCTGCTCGGGTCGATCCTGGCGCGCGACTCCTACGCCCCCAAGGCGCTGTCGACCCGCGGCGACCGACTCATCTACAGCAACGGCGTCATCGTCCTGGCGCTCGTCGCCGCGGCGCTGCTCGTGGTCTACCGGGCCAACGTCACGAGCCTGATCCAGCTCTACATCATCGGCGTGTTCGTGTCGTTCACGCTCGGCCAGACGGGCATGGTCCGGCACTGGACGCGACTGCTGCGCGAGGACCGGGACGGCACCGCGACCGAGCCGGTGAACCGCGGGCAGGTCATGCGCTCCCGGGCGATCAACGCGACCGGCGCGACGTTCACCCTCGTCGTCCTGGTCATCGTGACGATCACGAAGTTCACGCACGGCGCGTGGCTGGTCTTCGTGATCATGCCGGTGCTGTTCGTGCTCATGCTCGGCGTGAACCGCTACTACCGCGACGTCAAGCACGAGATCGAGGCCGACGTCGAGACCGAGTTCGGCGCGACCGGCGACCACGCGATCGTCCTCGTCAACAAGCTGCAGAAGCCCGTGCTCAAGGCCCTCGACTACGCGATCGCGGCGAAGCACGCCGGGCTCGAGGCCGTGCACGTCGCCATCGACGACGCCGACGCGGCGCTCCTGCGCGAACAGTGGGCCGAGCACGGCATCGAGGTCCCGCTGACCATCGTGCCGAGTCCGTACCGCGACATCTCGACGCCGCTGATCCGGTACATCAAGGCACACCGGCTGCAGCACGGGTCCGAGGTCGTCACCGTGTACACGCCCGTCTTCGTCGTGGGGCACTGGTGGGAGGGCCTCCTCCACAACCACCGCGGCCGCCGCATCCGCAAGAAGCTCCTGCTCGTGCACGGCGTCACCGTCGCGCTCGTGCCGTGGCTGCTGGACTCGTCCGAGCTGCTGTACGGCCGCCGCTCGCGCCCCTTCCCCGGGCAGGACCGCCGCGGCGAGCCCGTCCGACCCGCGCTGCGCCGGTCGCCCAGTGGCGTGTTCCGCAGCGAGGAAGAGGACCGGCTGCTCCGCTCCGAGCAGCGCAACAGCCTCGAGGCCCAGGCGCTCCACGTGCTCCCCGGTCACACGTCGGGGCAGCAGTCCCGCCGCGCCACGCGTCCGGCAGGCCCCGCCGAGGGGCTGGACCCTGCCCTGTGCACCGGCGAGCTGAAGGCCCTGGTGCCGGCCACGCCAGCACGCACGCCGTCGTCTGCCGAGTGA
- a CDS encoding DUF6518 family protein gives MTPLASSAPATPVAPVPAAARVSMVLGGALLAGVLTSYGQAVGPLSSVANSAGPWFLVAVALLLVLRVRAGRGGPALAMVTGVVLLELMHVGYWATTNLRGFPDVLSLTNFWVLMGVPAGVLAGACAVLVRSRDGRLRGAAFGAVAAVLVGEGIRALLQVAATTGVVTWIVEILVGAAVLVAGVVLAGSPAARVLALGTGVVGSVAVLAVFLLLGG, from the coding sequence ATGACCCCGCTCGCGTCCTCCGCCCCGGCGACGCCCGTCGCGCCCGTGCCCGCTGCTGCGCGGGTCTCGATGGTCCTCGGCGGTGCACTGCTCGCCGGGGTCCTGACGTCGTACGGACAGGCCGTCGGGCCGCTGTCGTCGGTGGCGAACTCCGCCGGCCCGTGGTTCCTGGTCGCCGTCGCGCTGCTGCTGGTGCTCCGGGTCCGCGCGGGTCGCGGTGGTCCGGCGCTCGCGATGGTCACCGGTGTCGTGCTGCTGGAGCTCATGCACGTCGGCTACTGGGCGACGACGAACCTGCGCGGCTTCCCGGACGTGCTGTCCCTCACCAACTTCTGGGTCCTCATGGGGGTGCCTGCGGGGGTGCTCGCCGGCGCGTGCGCGGTCCTCGTGCGGTCCCGCGACGGACGACTGCGCGGGGCGGCGTTCGGTGCCGTCGCCGCGGTGCTCGTGGGCGAGGGCATCCGGGCACTGCTCCAGGTCGCCGCGACGACCGGCGTGGTGACCTGGATCGTCGAGATCCTGGTCGGGGCCGCGGTGCTCGTCGCCGGGGTCGTGCTGGCCGGGTCGCCGGCGGCACGGGTCCTGGCGCTCGGCACCGGTGTCGTCGGGTCGGTGGCGGTGCTGGCGGTCTTCCTGCTGCTCGGCGGCTGA
- a CDS encoding MerR family transcriptional regulator produces MSGSTDIPDPPAKAQHGIADVARAAGVTSRTLRHYDAIGLLPATAVGAGGLRRYDDRALVRLQRILLLRGLGLGLSAIRDVLDGEQDDVVALTIHVAWLERERDRIARQLAAVRTTITRLQGGQDMTTNDTFDGFDQTRFRAEVEERWGAQAWERGAGWWDAKDPAAKQVFQDEQRSIAADAAALAASGEGPSSPRGIALARRQYAWLAQATPPADLTADRFRTLGDMYVADERFTHAYEWAGPGAARALRDAMHALADAGL; encoded by the coding sequence ATGAGCGGTTCGACAGACATCCCGGACCCGCCTGCGAAAGCCCAGCACGGCATCGCCGACGTGGCGCGCGCAGCGGGCGTCACGAGCAGGACGCTGCGGCACTACGACGCGATCGGGCTGCTGCCCGCGACGGCGGTGGGCGCCGGCGGGCTCCGCCGCTACGACGACCGCGCGCTCGTGCGGCTGCAGCGGATCCTGCTGCTCCGGGGCCTCGGGCTCGGCCTGTCCGCCATCCGGGACGTCCTGGACGGCGAGCAGGACGACGTCGTGGCGCTGACCATCCACGTCGCGTGGCTCGAACGGGAGCGCGACCGCATCGCCCGGCAGCTCGCCGCGGTGCGCACCACCATCACCAGACTGCAGGGAGGACAGGACATGACCACGAACGACACCTTCGACGGGTTCGACCAGACGCGGTTCCGCGCCGAGGTCGAGGAGCGTTGGGGCGCTCAGGCCTGGGAGCGCGGGGCCGGATGGTGGGACGCGAAGGACCCCGCCGCCAAGCAGGTGTTCCAGGACGAGCAGCGATCGATCGCCGCGGACGCCGCCGCGCTCGCCGCCTCGGGCGAGGGACCGTCGTCACCGCGGGGGATCGCGCTCGCCCGACGGCAGTACGCGTGGCTGGCCCAGGCGACGCCGCCGGCAGACCTGACCGCCGACCGGTTCCGCACCCTGGGCGACATGTACGTCGCCGACGAGCGGTTCACCCACGCCTACGAGTGGGCCGGGCCCGGTGCGGCCCGCGCCCTCCGCGACGCGATGCACGCGCTGGCGGACGCGGGGCTGTAG
- a CDS encoding efflux RND transporter permease subunit produces MHLLSVFSLRNRALIALVTIVVAIFGGISLSSLKQELIPSVQFPQVAIVSAYPGATPEVVSNDVSTKIEQGIQAVPDLKSTTATSSTGQSVVSAEFAYGSNLASAEDKIQTVVNALSLPDSVQTQIVTGSFDDLPVIQLAVSAKGDQEQLVERLNATAVPDLEKLDGVRAADIYGNPGRRVLITPDRTALGERGLSESAISDALKDNGTLIPGGTLTQDGSTLSVQTGERIASVADIQALPLTGGTTAPGATPTSTTIGDVAKVEITESPRTSISRVDGEQALTIAITKTQEANTVDVSKTVRDALPGIESKITGDPRFTVVFDQAPYIQQSIDSLAEEGLLGLGFAVVVILVFLLSVRSTIVTAISIPTSVLLAAIGMRAADYTLNIITLAGLTIAIGRVVDDSIVVIENIKRHLQPGVDRRQAVLDGVREVAGAVTASTLTTVVVFLPVAFVAELVGELFRPFALTVSMALVASLLVALTIVPVLAYWFLRAPKAHKHAGAAAGVAAADTAGSPGTGAVAAGSATESDLRSAADLHDATAPDRLRRGYQPVLHWVLRFPALVVVLAVLVLGGTVAALPFVKTNYLGDSGQNTFTVTQDLDPGASLDVQSDKARAVERQLRAVDGVDTVQTTIGTSGQSIQAAFGGGGTASIQYAVTTDADADQARIQSDTRKRLDRLSGAGEIALSSSGGGFGGSSDIEVDVTAPTQAQLRTAADKALSTLKDVAHTTGATSNLSAAEPYLAVKVDRVKAASLGLTETQVGGIVAASVSPRDTGTVEIDDASLDVYIADPEPPTTVQALRDLSVPTATGSVPLSDLASVDQADGPTSVTTSDAVRTATITVTPDSANLGAAVTSVTNAVDQLDLPRGASASIGGVASSQSSAFSQLLLAALVAILIVYVVMVATFRSLLQPLLLLVSVPFAATGAILLQIASGIPIGVASLIGVLMLVGIVVTNAIVLIDLVNQYRRRGLRVREALVEGATRRLRPILMTALATIFALVPMAIGLTGQGGFISQPLALVVIGGLVSSTLLTLVVLPALYFLVERARERRADRRSERVAD; encoded by the coding sequence GTGCACCTGCTCTCGGTCTTCAGCCTGCGGAACCGCGCGCTCATCGCGCTCGTCACCATCGTCGTGGCGATCTTCGGCGGCATCTCGCTGTCCAGCCTCAAGCAGGAACTCATCCCGAGCGTCCAGTTCCCCCAGGTCGCCATCGTCAGCGCGTACCCCGGGGCGACTCCCGAGGTGGTGTCGAACGACGTCTCGACCAAGATCGAGCAGGGCATCCAGGCGGTCCCCGACCTGAAGTCCACCACGGCCACGTCCTCCACCGGGCAGAGCGTCGTGTCGGCCGAGTTCGCCTACGGGTCCAACCTGGCCAGCGCCGAGGACAAGATCCAGACCGTCGTCAACGCGCTCTCGCTGCCCGACTCGGTCCAGACGCAGATCGTCACGGGGTCCTTCGACGACCTGCCGGTGATCCAGCTGGCGGTGTCGGCGAAGGGCGACCAGGAACAGCTCGTCGAGCGGTTGAACGCCACGGCGGTCCCCGACCTCGAGAAGCTCGACGGGGTGCGCGCGGCCGACATCTACGGCAACCCGGGTCGGCGCGTGCTCATCACCCCCGACCGCACGGCACTCGGGGAGCGCGGGCTGTCCGAGTCGGCGATCTCCGACGCCCTCAAGGACAACGGCACGCTCATCCCCGGCGGCACGCTCACCCAGGACGGCTCGACGCTCTCGGTGCAGACGGGGGAGCGCATCGCGTCGGTGGCCGACATCCAGGCGCTCCCGCTGACCGGGGGCACGACGGCACCGGGAGCCACACCGACGTCGACCACGATCGGTGACGTCGCGAAGGTCGAGATCACCGAGTCACCACGCACGTCGATCAGTCGGGTCGACGGCGAACAGGCGCTGACGATCGCGATCACCAAGACACAAGAGGCCAACACGGTCGACGTGTCGAAGACCGTCCGCGACGCTCTGCCCGGCATCGAGTCGAAGATCACCGGTGACCCGCGGTTCACGGTCGTCTTCGACCAGGCGCCCTACATCCAGCAGTCGATCGACTCCCTCGCCGAAGAGGGCCTGCTCGGGCTCGGGTTCGCCGTCGTCGTGATCCTGGTGTTCCTGCTGTCGGTGCGATCCACGATCGTGACCGCGATCTCGATCCCGACGTCGGTGCTGCTCGCGGCGATCGGCATGCGGGCGGCGGACTACACGCTCAACATCATCACGCTGGCCGGCCTGACGATCGCGATCGGCCGTGTGGTCGACGACTCCATCGTGGTGATCGAGAACATCAAGCGACATCTGCAGCCCGGCGTCGACCGGCGACAGGCCGTGCTCGACGGCGTGCGCGAGGTCGCGGGCGCGGTGACCGCGTCGACGCTGACCACGGTCGTCGTGTTCCTGCCCGTCGCGTTCGTCGCCGAGCTCGTCGGCGAGCTGTTCCGGCCGTTCGCGCTCACCGTGTCGATGGCGCTGGTCGCGTCCCTGCTCGTGGCGCTGACCATCGTGCCGGTGCTCGCGTACTGGTTCCTGCGGGCACCCAAGGCCCACAAGCACGCCGGCGCGGCCGCCGGTGTCGCTGCTGCGGACACGGCGGGTTCGCCGGGCACGGGCGCGGTGGCTGCCGGTTCGGCCACCGAGTCGGACCTGCGCTCCGCGGCGGACCTGCACGACGCCACCGCTCCGGACCGCCTGCGGCGCGGGTACCAGCCCGTCCTGCACTGGGTCCTGCGGTTCCCGGCGCTCGTCGTGGTGCTCGCGGTCCTCGTGCTCGGTGGGACGGTCGCGGCACTGCCCTTCGTCAAGACGAACTACCTCGGCGACTCCGGACAGAACACGTTCACCGTCACGCAGGACCTCGACCCCGGTGCGTCGCTCGACGTGCAGTCCGACAAGGCGCGCGCGGTCGAGCGGCAGCTCCGTGCGGTGGACGGCGTCGACACCGTGCAGACCACCATCGGCACGAGCGGCCAGTCGATCCAGGCGGCCTTCGGCGGCGGTGGGACCGCGTCGATCCAGTACGCCGTGACGACCGACGCCGACGCCGACCAGGCCCGCATCCAGTCGGACACGCGCAAGCGCCTGGACCGGCTCAGCGGCGCGGGGGAGATCGCGCTGTCGTCCTCGGGCGGCGGCTTCGGCGGCAGCAGCGACATCGAGGTCGACGTCACCGCGCCGACCCAGGCGCAGCTGCGGACCGCGGCCGACAAGGCCCTGAGCACGCTCAAGGACGTCGCCCACACCACCGGTGCGACGAGCAACCTGTCGGCGGCCGAGCCCTACCTGGCCGTCAAGGTCGACCGTGTGAAGGCCGCGTCGCTCGGCCTCACCGAGACCCAGGTCGGCGGCATCGTCGCGGCTTCGGTCTCGCCGCGCGACACCGGCACGGTCGAGATCGACGACGCCTCGCTCGACGTCTACATCGCCGACCCCGAGCCGCCCACCACCGTCCAGGCCCTCCGCGACCTGTCGGTCCCGACCGCGACCGGATCGGTCCCGCTGTCCGATCTGGCGTCAGTGGACCAGGCCGACGGGCCCACCTCGGTCACCACCTCGGACGCGGTCCGGACGGCGACGATCACGGTCACGCCCGACTCCGCCAACCTCGGTGCCGCGGTCACGTCGGTGACGAACGCTGTCGACCAGCTCGACCTGCCACGAGGGGCGTCGGCGTCGATCGGCGGCGTCGCGTCGAGCCAGTCGTCGGCGTTCAGCCAGCTGTTGCTCGCAGCGCTCGTGGCGATCCTGATCGTCTACGTCGTGATGGTGGCGACCTTCCGCAGCCTCCTGCAACCGCTGCTGCTGCTCGTGTCCGTGCCGTTCGCGGCGACCGGGGCGATCCTGCTGCAGATCGCGTCGGGGATCCCGATCGGTGTGGCGTCCCTGATCGGGGTGCTCATGCTGGTCGGCATCGTCGTGACGAACGCGATCGTGCTCATCGACCTCGTCAACCAGTACCGCCGACGGGGACTCCGCGTCCGCGAGGCCCTGGTCGAAGGCGCGACCCGCCGACTCCGCCCGATCCTGATGACGGCGTTGGCGACGATCTTCGCGCTGGTGCCGATGGCGATCGGCCTGACCGGGCAGGGCGGCTTCATCTCGCAGCCGCTCGCGCTGGTGGTGATTGGCGGACTCGTGTCCTCCACGCTGCTGACGCTCGTGGTGCTGCCGGCGCTGTACTTCCTGGTCGAGCGGGCGCGCGAGCGTCGGGCTGACCGTCGGTCGGAGCGCGTCGCGGACTAG
- a CDS encoding PadR family transcriptional regulator, producing MSPVFAHGHLRLYLLTLLADHPMHGYEVIQALGDRFGGTYVPSAGTVYPRLAKLEEDGLVTKTADGRKTVYAITDAGRAELDARAEEIASLEAGVNDSVRSLADGVRASVGDAMRSLRADLAASAQGADASEPTSVPSESARALRELEMALSSFRQQVRADLRRRATRGTLGPDTVTRLRDGLEELRKSL from the coding sequence ATGAGCCCCGTCTTCGCCCACGGGCACCTGCGGCTGTACCTGCTCACGCTGCTCGCCGACCACCCGATGCACGGCTACGAGGTCATCCAGGCGCTCGGCGACCGCTTCGGCGGCACCTACGTCCCGAGCGCCGGCACGGTCTACCCGCGCCTGGCGAAGCTCGAGGAGGACGGCCTGGTCACGAAGACCGCCGACGGTCGCAAGACCGTCTACGCGATCACCGACGCAGGCCGCGCCGAACTCGACGCCCGCGCCGAGGAGATCGCCTCGCTCGAGGCCGGCGTGAACGACTCCGTCCGGTCGCTGGCCGACGGCGTCCGCGCCTCGGTCGGCGACGCGATGCGGTCCCTGCGCGCCGACCTCGCCGCCTCGGCCCAGGGTGCCGACGCCAGCGAGCCGACCTCGGTGCCGTCCGAGAGCGCCCGCGCCCTGCGGGAGCTGGAGATGGCCCTGTCGTCGTTCCGGCAGCAGGTCCGTGCCGACCTGCGGCGTCGGGCGACCCGCGGGACGCTCGGCCCGGACACCGTCACGCGCCTGCGCGACGGGCTCGAGGAGCTGCGCAAGTCCCTCTGA
- a CDS encoding DUF4097 family beta strand repeat-containing protein produces the protein MAQEKWLVEEPKVIDTGIVRSVRVGLVGGQVDVVAHDEPTARIEVHSVSGKPLKVELDGDTLTVDHPQIRWDDPIGFLKSFRGKAHADVSILVPRDAGVTLGVVSAGALLAGTNRGATLNTVSGDVVVDGVAGDITVNAVSGTTTMRDLDGSLTVHTVSGDVVATGEIPRFSADGVSADVVLDLRGTADSAKVNTVSGGVSVRLEDGAPYRCTVSTASGKLQFDDAEIKGVRGSYVKQGGELSGQWLDLRVNSVSGDIAVLHAPPTAASAPASAAPTTPAPTTPVVDDSEAPE, from the coding sequence ATGGCGCAGGAGAAGTGGCTCGTCGAGGAGCCCAAGGTCATCGACACCGGGATCGTCCGGTCCGTGCGGGTCGGCCTGGTCGGGGGGCAGGTCGACGTCGTCGCGCACGACGAGCCCACCGCCCGCATCGAGGTGCACAGCGTGTCGGGCAAGCCCCTCAAGGTGGAGCTCGACGGGGACACCCTCACGGTCGACCACCCCCAGATCCGGTGGGACGACCCGATCGGCTTCCTGAAGTCCTTCCGCGGCAAGGCCCACGCCGACGTCAGCATCCTGGTCCCCCGCGACGCCGGGGTCACCCTCGGGGTCGTCTCGGCCGGCGCACTGCTCGCGGGCACGAACCGCGGCGCGACGCTGAACACCGTCTCGGGTGACGTCGTCGTCGACGGCGTCGCGGGCGACATCACCGTCAACGCGGTCTCCGGCACGACCACGATGCGCGACCTCGACGGCTCCCTGACCGTCCACACCGTGTCCGGCGACGTCGTCGCCACCGGTGAGATCCCGCGCTTCTCGGCCGACGGGGTCTCCGCCGACGTCGTGCTCGACCTGCGCGGCACCGCCGACTCGGCGAAGGTCAACACGGTGTCCGGTGGCGTGAGCGTCCGACTCGAGGACGGTGCCCCGTACCGCTGCACCGTCAGCACGGCCAGCGGCAAGCTGCAGTTCGACGACGCCGAGATCAAGGGCGTGCGCGGCTCGTACGTCAAGCAGGGCGGCGAGCTCTCCGGGCAGTGGCTCGACCTCCGGGTGAACTCCGTGTCGGGCGACATCGCGGTGCTGCACGCGCCGCCGACGGCCGCCAGCGCGCCGGCATCGGCAGCGCCGACGACCCCGGCACCGACCACGCCCGTCGTCGACGACAGCGAGGCGCCCGAATGA
- a CDS encoding PLP-dependent aminotransferase family protein: MTPVLLSARAAAALLQDWRVGSNAVAYEALADAVRVLVIDGRVPLGARMPAERGLAEALGVSRTTVANAYARLRSSGYLASLRGSGSVVRLPRDLVGRPDPERLGGVVSGDVLDLRKAALHAAPGISEAVDRAVRHVPAALAGIGYDTVGDPGLRAAVAARYTARGLPTTPDQVVVTIGAQHAIALLARVLVRRGDAVLVESPTYPHAHEAFREAGGRLVGVPVDARTGWDVGVLEAALRRSAPSVAYVMPELHNPTGATMSDAVRSTLLDLASSVGTTVIADETMGELRIDGQASPPLATHSSSVVMIGSADKVFWGGLRIGWIRAEPELLQRLLLARPTGDLGTPVLDQLVARELVPLTATVLEARRATLRAGRDAVVDALRARLPEWDVPSPAGGLTTWVGLGRPVSSALVLAARSEGVVLASGGVFGPDGGFERFLRVPFTMAPADRVRLVDVLERAWARTGGAGSGTRGSLAAVV, encoded by the coding sequence ATGACCCCGGTCCTGCTGAGTGCCCGTGCCGCCGCAGCCCTGCTGCAGGACTGGCGTGTCGGGTCGAACGCCGTCGCGTACGAGGCCCTCGCCGACGCCGTCCGCGTGCTCGTCATCGACGGACGCGTCCCGCTCGGCGCCCGGATGCCCGCCGAGCGCGGGCTGGCCGAGGCGCTCGGCGTCTCGCGCACCACGGTCGCGAACGCCTACGCCCGGCTGCGGTCCTCCGGGTACCTGGCGTCCCTGCGCGGGTCCGGCAGCGTCGTGCGTCTGCCGCGGGACCTGGTCGGACGGCCCGACCCGGAGCGGCTGGGCGGCGTCGTGTCCGGCGACGTGCTCGACCTGCGGAAGGCAGCGCTGCACGCCGCCCCCGGGATCTCCGAAGCGGTCGACCGGGCGGTGCGGCACGTGCCGGCAGCGCTCGCCGGCATCGGGTACGACACGGTCGGCGACCCCGGGCTCCGTGCCGCCGTGGCCGCGCGGTACACCGCTCGCGGGCTGCCGACCACGCCGGACCAGGTCGTCGTCACCATCGGCGCGCAGCACGCGATCGCGCTGCTCGCCCGGGTCCTGGTCCGTCGCGGGGACGCCGTGCTCGTGGAGTCGCCCACGTACCCGCACGCGCACGAGGCCTTCCGCGAAGCAGGGGGCCGTCTGGTGGGCGTGCCCGTCGACGCGCGGACCGGGTGGGACGTCGGGGTGCTCGAGGCCGCGCTCCGGCGTTCGGCGCCTTCCGTCGCGTACGTGATGCCGGAGCTGCACAACCCGACCGGCGCCACGATGTCCGACGCGGTGCGGTCGACGCTGCTCGACCTCGCGTCGTCGGTCGGGACGACGGTGATCGCGGACGAGACGATGGGCGAGCTGCGGATCGACGGCCAGGCATCGCCACCGCTCGCGACGCATTCGTCGTCCGTGGTGATGATCGGGTCGGCCGACAAGGTCTTCTGGGGCGGCCTGCGGATCGGGTGGATCCGCGCCGAGCCGGAGCTGCTGCAGCGGCTGCTGCTCGCCCGCCCCACGGGCGACCTCGGCACGCCGGTGCTCGACCAGCTGGTCGCGCGCGAGCTGGTCCCGCTGACGGCCACGGTCCTGGAGGCCCGGCGCGCCACCCTGAGAGCGGGTCGCGACGCCGTCGTGGACGCGCTGCGGGCGCGGTTGCCGGAGTGGGACGTGCCGTCACCGGCGGGTGGGCTGACGACGTGGGTCGGGCTCGGCCGGCCGGTCTCGAGTGCGCTCGTGCTGGCTGCGCGCTCCGAGGGCGTCGTCCTGGCCTCCGGTGGGGTGTTCGGGCCGGACGGCGGCTTCGAGCGGTTCCTGCGGGTGCCGTTCACGATGGCACCCGCGGACCGGGTGCGGCTGGTCGACGTGCTCGAGCGTGCGTGGGCGCGGACCGGTGGTGCGGGCAGCGGCACGCGGGGGTCGTTGGCCGCGGTGGTCTGA
- a CDS encoding DUF3072 domain-containing protein → MTSSDSTPTPAHDADADHSGETLGGARPDPSTTASKDPEQWVTGDEPMTGPQRSYLDTLAREAGEELPADLTKAEASEHIDRLQHETGRGTPDGSDTSGTIGATS, encoded by the coding sequence ATGACCTCCTCGGACTCCACCCCCACGCCTGCACACGACGCCGACGCCGACCACTCGGGCGAGACCCTCGGCGGCGCCCGTCCCGATCCCTCCACCACCGCCAGCAAGGACCCGGAGCAGTGGGTCACCGGCGACGAGCCCATGACCGGGCCGCAGCGCAGCTACCTCGACACCCTGGCGCGCGAAGCCGGCGAGGAACTCCCCGCCGACCTGACCAAGGCCGAGGCGTCGGAGCACATCGACCGCCTGCAGCACGAGACCGGTCGGGGCACCCCGGACGGGTCGGACACGTCCGGCACGATCGGCGCGACGTCCTGA